The Capra hircus breed San Clemente chromosome 25, ASM170441v1, whole genome shotgun sequence nucleotide sequence GACCTGTCCGCGCAGTTTTtcgggcgggggcagggctccgCCTCTCCTGCCCACAGGGCTGGTCAGCCCTCCAGCCCTCCCCCGCTCGTCTTCCCTCTTCTGCTGGACCCTGGGGAGCAGCCTCCAAGTTCTTGAAAGTGATCCGTTGGACAGCTGTGTGCCCACACCCCCAGTCCTGACTCTTTAGTCCAGCTCACCGTCCTGGGTCTCCCAGTTGCACTGGGCCTCGTGACCAGGGCTGAGGGCTCTCTGCATTCGGGTGCCGCTCCTGCAGCCTCCGCTGTGTCCTGGGCTGCGGCCGGGCAGGGTCCAGGCCACAGCCACTGTTCCACCGTCACCCGTGTCGTGTTGCCACTCTCTGTTTGCTGTGGTTGGTAGGGGCCAGGGAGCGAAAAGCTGAGGCTGGGGTTGGGGCGCCAAGTGTCAGGGTGGCAGTGTCCTGAGCCCTCACAGGACTTGCTGGCCAGAGCTGAGTACTAGGGCCTGGCTTCTGCAGAGGAAGAGGGCAGCGAAGGGTGGCCAACAGCCAGTGGCTCAGTCTGGGAGCAGCTGgagtgctgggcttccctggtctctGAGCCCTGTCCTGTCTCGCCTATGAGCAGAGCAGGAAGCTTCAGGTCCCGCCGTGCAACCTCTGCCCTCCCTCAACAGGCGGACGTGGTGTGCGTGGTGTATGACGTATCTGAAGAGGCCACTGTTGAGAAGGTGAGCGTTCCAGGTTCTCGTCCCTGGTGCTCAGCCTGGCCACCTCCCCGTTCTCCGCGCACACACCAGGCTGACCCAGGTTCAGGGCAACTTGCACCTGCAGCCGGCCCTGTGTCGCACGAGGGCTTTGGGGAGTCTCGGGGCCCCTGGCACCCAGCTTCCTTGGAATTCCCCGAAACACATCTAAGCAGAGATAGATGGTGGATGGCCTTACATCTGAGTCTCTTTAGGCCCGGGGGATGGGCTGCTGATGCCAGGCCCTTTGTGGGTATTTGGGAACCGCCTGCTGGCTGCTTTCCCAGCAGCAACTGGCCTTGTTGCTGGTGGCTGTGACTTCGCTCCTCAGTGGGCCTGTCTTGAGCCAAGTGAGAGTTCCACCTGGGAGCTGTGGGCTGGCTGGGCTGGCTGggctggctgggctgggctgggctgggctgggctggctggGCGGGCTGGGCGGGCTGGGCGGGCTGGGCTGGGTGGGCCCCAGCCCTCACGAGCAGCTCTTATCTTTCAGATCCGAACCAAATGGATCCCGCTGGTGAACGGGAATACCAAGAGGGGACCCAGGTAGTAGGCAGGgctcagggaggaggctgggccctgccagcTCCCTGATCCCTGGTGACCGTGGGCCTCTCCCCAGAGTTCCCATCATCCTCGTGGGCAACAAGTCGGACCTGCGGCCAGGGGGCTCCATGGAGGCCGTGCTGCCCATCATGAGCCAGTTCCCCGAGATCGAGACCTGCGTGGAGGTGAGCGGACAgggccatggggctgcagaggcgAGCGTGTGCGCTTTCGTGTCTCACCCAAGTCTGCTCCCACACATCCCAGTGCTCGGCCAAGAACCTGAAGAACATCTCAGAGCTGTTCTACTATGCTCAGAAGGCCGTGCTACACCCCACAGCCCCTCTCTACGACCCTGAGGCCAAGCAGGTGGGCAGCGGGCGCTGGCGGTAGGGAGAGCAGGAGGGAGCGGTGGGGGTGCTGAGCCGCTGTCTCCACAGCTGAGGCCCGCGTGCGCCCAGGCACTCACCCGCATCTTCAGGCTCTCAGACCAGGACATGGACCAGGCGCTCAGTGACCAGGAGCTCAACGCCTTCCAGGTGCGGCCCCGCCTGTCTCCTGGCCCCCCAAGCCCCTGGCGGCAGCGGCCCCCCATTCCTGTGCCACCTTtgagacagagggagagggtgcCTGACCAACAACCGCTTTCTCTTGGAGACAGACGTCCTGCTTCGGGCACCCGCTGGCCCCGCAGGCCCTGGAGGACGTGAAGATGGTGGTGAGCAAAAACGTGGCAGGAGGTGTGCGGGACGACCAGCTGACCCTGGACGGTGAGGCCTGGCGCCCTTCCTGCCCGGGGGTCGGGGGTGGGCGAGGCCGGGCTGTGCCTGGTGCCACTCGGTCCTCTGCACCCCTGAGCAGGCTTCCTTTTCTTGAACACGCTCTTCATCCAGCGAGGCCGCCACGAGACCACGTGGACCATCCTGAGGCGCTTTGGCTATGGAGACTCGCTGGAGTTGACAGCTGACTACCTCTGCCCACCGTGAGTGGCATTCAGGCTCAGGGCTTGCCTCTGCTCTCTGTCGGATTGGGCATGGGGCTCCTGGACCCTGCGTTGGGGGCTCTCGGCGTGTCTTTCTCTGGGTTGGGGAGCTGGCTGTGTGGATGGCCTGTGTTGGGAGAAAGTGCCGCAGTGCCCATGAGCTGAGCACAGCCCCACCCCGGTGCCCACAGGCTCCGTGTGCCCTCTGGCTGCAGCACCGAGCTCAACCACCGAGGTTACCAGTTTGTGCAGAGGATGTTTGAGAAGCATGACCAGGTGAGGGCGCGGGGCCCCGGCTGCACCCCTGCTGCCTCCTGAGCACCTGTCACCGCCGCCCCTCTGCCCGCAGGACCGGGACGGTGCGCTCTCCCCGGCAGAGCTGCAGAGCCTCTTCAGTGTGTTTCCTGCTGCTCCCTGGGGCCCCCAGCTCCCCAGCACGGTCCGCACCAAGGCTGAGCGGCTGCCCCTGCACGGGTACCTCTGCCAGTGGACGTAAGTGGAGCCCTCGCCCACCCAGACGGGCCCACGCCCTCTGCCCCGCAGCACTGGCACGTGCCCCCCTCTGCCGTCCCCAGCCTGGTGACCTACTTGGATGTCCAGCGCTCTCTTGAGCACCTGGGCCATCTGGGCTACCCCACGCTCTGCGAGCCGAACTCCCAGGCCCACGCCATCACAGGTGGGTGCCCGCTTCATCCCAGCCCCT carries:
- the RHOT2 gene encoding mitochondrial Rho GTPase 2 isoform X2, whose protein sequence is MKRDVRILLLGEAQVGKTSLILSLVGEEFPEEVPARAEEITIPADVTPEKVPTHIVDYSETEQTVEELQGEIDKADVVCVVYDVSEEATVEKIRTKWIPLVNGNTKRGPRVPIILVGNKSDLRPGGSMEAVLPIMSQFPEIETCVECSAKNLKNISELFYYAQKAVLHPTAPLYDPEAKQLRPACAQALTRIFRLSDQDMDQALSDQELNAFQTSCFGHPLAPQALEDVKMVVSKNVAGGVRDDQLTLDGFLFLNTLFIQRGRHETTWTILRRFGYGDSLELTADYLCPPLRVPSGCSTELNHRGYQFVQRMFEKHDQDRDGALSPAELQSLFSVFPAAPWGPQLPSTVRTKAERLPLHGYLCQWTLVTYLDVQRSLEHLGHLGYPTLCEPNSQAHAITVTREKRLDQEKGQTQRNVLLCKVVGAHGVGKSSFLRAFLGHSLGHQDAGEPSVYAIDTVQVNGQEKYLILCEVAADSLLTASADASCDVACLMFDGSDLRSFALCASVYKHYMDGQTPCLFVCSKADLPGGVPLPGLSPAEFCRRHRLPAPTPFSCVGAAEPRVGIFTQLATMAAFPHLVHGQLQATSFWLRVALGAMGAAVAAILSFSLYRVLVKSR
- the RHOT2 gene encoding mitochondrial Rho GTPase 2 isoform X1; this encodes MKRDVRILLLGEAQVGKTSLILSLVGEEFPEEVPARAEEITIPADVTPEKVPTHIVDYSETEQTVEELQGEIDKADVVCVVYDVSEEATVEKIRTKWIPLVNGNTKRGPRVPIILVGNKSDLRPGGSMEAVLPIMSQFPEIETCVECSAKNLKNISELFYYAQKAVLHPTAPLYDPEAKQLRPACAQALTRIFRLSDQDMDQALSDQELNAFQTSCFGHPLAPQALEDVKMVVSKNVAGGVRDDQLTLDGFLFLNTLFIQRGRHETTWTILRRFGYGDSLELTADYLCPPLRVPSGCSTELNHRGYQFVQRMFEKHDQDRDGALSPAELQSLFSVFPAAPWGPQLPSTVRTKAERLPLHGYLCQWTLVTYLDVQRSLEHLGHLGYPTLCEPNSQAHAITVTREKRLDQEKGQTQRNVLLCKVVGAHGVGKSSFLRAFLGHSLGHQDAGEPSVYAIDTVQVNGQEKYLILCEVAADSLLTASADASCDVACLMFDGSDLRSFALCASVYKQHYMDGQTPCLFVCSKADLPGGVPLPGLSPAEFCRRHRLPAPTPFSCVGAAEPRVGIFTQLATMAAFPHLVHGQLQATSFWLRVALGAMGAAVAAILSFSLYRVLVKSR